One window from the genome of Calderihabitans maritimus encodes:
- a CDS encoding branched-chain amino acid ABC transporter permease — MNFFLQLLVSGLVVGAVYALVALGFVLIFKASDVINLAQGELLLVGAYVSLALMASYKLPFIAALVLTILFAVLLGMAIERVVLRHFIGEPIISVIMVTIGLSSVMRGVIQMIWGTETRTFPPLFPQEPVYFGPVVVSQVYLWSLGIALVLLVLFTLFFKYSSMGIAMRATADDQQAALSMGISVKVIFATAWAIAAVVSGIGGILLGNINGINSSLAHIGLKVLPVAILGGLDSIPGAIIGGFIIGVLESLAGGYLDPVFGGGVKEVAPFVVLVFILMIKPYGLFGKEEIERV; from the coding sequence GTGAACTTCTTTCTGCAATTATTGGTCAGCGGGCTGGTAGTAGGTGCGGTGTACGCGCTGGTAGCTCTAGGTTTTGTGTTGATTTTTAAAGCCAGCGACGTGATAAATTTGGCTCAGGGGGAGCTCCTGTTAGTAGGAGCTTACGTAAGCCTTGCCTTGATGGCGTCCTACAAACTGCCCTTTATTGCTGCGTTAGTACTCACCATCCTATTTGCCGTACTGCTGGGGATGGCAATTGAAAGAGTTGTCCTGCGGCATTTCATTGGCGAACCTATCATATCTGTTATTATGGTGACTATCGGCCTTTCCAGTGTCATGCGTGGTGTAATCCAGATGATATGGGGAACGGAAACCAGAACTTTTCCCCCGCTTTTTCCTCAGGAGCCGGTATATTTTGGTCCGGTAGTAGTTTCCCAGGTCTATCTCTGGTCATTGGGCATTGCTCTTGTCCTGCTGGTGCTGTTTACCCTTTTCTTCAAATATTCTTCTATGGGAATAGCTATGCGAGCTACGGCTGATGACCAGCAGGCGGCTCTTTCTATGGGCATAAGTGTGAAGGTTATTTTTGCCACAGCCTGGGCCATTGCAGCGGTGGTCTCCGGTATTGGCGGTATCTTGCTGGGAAATATCAATGGCATCAATTCTTCTCTCGCTCATATCGGATTGAAGGTATTGCCGGTGGCTATTCTGGGAGGACTGGACAGCATCCCTGGAGCGATTATAGGTGGTTTTATCATCGGTGTACTGGAGAGTCTGGCCGGCGGTTACCTGGATCCGGTCTTCGGGGGAGGGGTCAAAGAGGTAGCTCCCTTTGTGGTGCTGGTATTCATTCTGATGATAAAACCGTATGGTCTCTTTGGAAAAGAAGAGATAGAAAGGGTGTAA
- a CDS encoding long-chain fatty acid--CoA ligase: MSADTLPKLLVAKAKRFGDKKVALREKDFGIWQEVTWEEYLQKVKHFALGLMSLGFQRGDKVAIIGDNRPEWIYSELAAQSAGGVSVGIYQDSLAKEVSYIIDHSDARFVVVEDQEQVDKILEIKDAIPKVQRVVYYEPKGLRNYNDPLLMEFTEMLELGKKFEAKHPQLFEEQVAAGREEDVAIISYTSGTTGFPKGAMLTHGNLLSMARNLIAVDPLTEKDEYVSFLPLAWIGEQMMSLSSALTVGFTVNFPEEPETVQENLREIGPHVMFSPPRIWEDMVSKVQVKIEDSTFLKKFLYRLFLPAGYKMADHKFQKTTPSLLDRFLYVLGDFLVFSAIKDHLGLLRLKRAYTGGAALGPDVFRFFHALGVNLKQIYGQTEISGISVVHRDDDIKFHTVGKPIPQTEVKIAENGEILSRSPSVFKGYYKNPQATAEALAGGWLHSGDAGYIDENGHLVVIDRQKDVIRLADGTIFSPQYIENKLKFSMYIKEAVIVGKDKPYVVAMINLDAGNVGKWAENHQIAYTTYIDLSQKQEVLELIRQEVERVNSELPKAARIHKFVVLHKELDADDEELTRTKKVRRGYIAEKYKELIEALYGEGQEFKVKGKIRYRDGREALVETALKIMYMQTEVA, encoded by the coding sequence ATGTCCGCAGATACGTTGCCCAAGCTTTTGGTGGCCAAGGCGAAGCGTTTCGGCGACAAAAAGGTAGCTTTAAGAGAAAAAGATTTTGGAATTTGGCAGGAGGTTACTTGGGAGGAATACTTGCAGAAAGTGAAGCATTTTGCTTTAGGCCTAATGAGCCTGGGTTTTCAGAGGGGCGATAAGGTGGCCATCATAGGGGATAACCGACCGGAATGGATTTACTCCGAACTGGCCGCTCAATCGGCCGGTGGAGTTTCGGTGGGAATATACCAGGATTCCCTGGCCAAAGAGGTAAGCTACATCATTGACCATTCCGACGCCCGGTTTGTGGTGGTAGAAGACCAGGAGCAGGTTGATAAAATCCTGGAAATTAAAGATGCCATCCCTAAAGTCCAGCGGGTAGTGTATTATGAGCCGAAAGGCCTGCGGAATTATAATGATCCTCTTTTGATGGAATTTACGGAAATGCTGGAATTAGGAAAGAAATTTGAAGCTAAACATCCCCAACTGTTTGAAGAACAGGTGGCTGCCGGTCGCGAAGAGGATGTAGCCATCATTTCCTATACTTCCGGTACTACCGGTTTTCCCAAGGGAGCAATGCTGACCCACGGTAATCTGTTGAGCATGGCCAGGAATTTGATAGCAGTAGATCCGCTAACCGAGAAGGATGAATATGTATCTTTCCTTCCTCTAGCCTGGATTGGCGAACAGATGATGAGTCTGTCTTCGGCTCTGACTGTAGGTTTTACGGTGAACTTTCCTGAGGAACCGGAAACAGTACAGGAAAATCTTAGAGAGATCGGACCCCATGTAATGTTTTCTCCCCCTAGAATTTGGGAAGATATGGTATCCAAGGTACAGGTCAAAATAGAAGATTCCACCTTTCTGAAGAAATTCTTATACCGGCTTTTTCTTCCCGCAGGTTACAAAATGGCCGATCACAAGTTTCAGAAGACTACCCCTTCGCTTTTAGACCGATTCTTATACGTTCTGGGAGATTTTCTGGTCTTTAGTGCCATCAAGGATCACCTGGGTCTGCTTCGGTTAAAGCGGGCTTATACGGGGGGAGCCGCATTGGGGCCGGATGTTTTTAGGTTTTTCCATGCCCTTGGAGTCAATCTCAAACAAATTTACGGGCAGACGGAGATTTCCGGTATTTCGGTAGTACACCGGGATGACGATATTAAGTTCCACACAGTCGGCAAACCAATTCCACAAACGGAAGTTAAAATAGCCGAGAACGGTGAAATTCTTTCCCGCAGTCCCAGTGTATTCAAGGGTTACTACAAGAATCCGCAGGCTACGGCGGAAGCCTTAGCCGGGGGTTGGTTGCACTCGGGGGATGCCGGTTACATCGATGAAAATGGCCATTTGGTGGTAATCGACCGACAAAAAGATGTTATCCGGCTGGCGGACGGAACGATTTTTTCTCCTCAGTATATTGAAAACAAGCTTAAGTTTAGCATGTACATTAAAGAGGCAGTAATAGTGGGCAAGGATAAGCCGTATGTGGTGGCCATGATTAACCTAGATGCGGGCAACGTCGGAAAATGGGCGGAAAACCATCAGATAGCCTATACCACCTATATAGACCTTTCGCAGAAGCAGGAAGTCCTTGAATTAATCCGGCAAGAAGTGGAACGGGTGAACAGTGAACTGCCGAAAGCTGCCAGAATTCACAAGTTCGTAGTATTACATAAGGAGTTAGACGCTGATGACGAAGAATTAACTCGGACCAAAAAAGTCCGGCGGGGCTACATTGCCGAGAAATACAAAGAACTTATTGAAGCCTTATACGGGGAGGGGCAGGAGTTTAAGGTAAAAGGAAAGATACGATACCGCGACGGGCGGGAAGCTTTGGTGGAGACGGCCTTGAAAATCATGTATATGCAAACGGAGGTGGCGTAG
- a CDS encoding ABC transporter ATP-binding protein, whose protein sequence is MGLLRLENIHLYFGGVAALSGISLEVHPGQIFAIIGPNGAGKTSLLNCISGLYRPSRGAIFFEDRDITHLPPHKRAALGIARSFQNIELFKHMTVLDNLMLGRHVHMRTGLFSGGLYWGRAQKEEIENRWVVEEIIDFLEIENIRYKPVGTLSYGLQKRVELGRALAMNPKLLLLDEPMAGMNVEEKEDMARFILDISEERETTIILIEHDMGVVMDISDWVTVLDFGRKIGEGTPEEVQRNPKVIEAYLGEAAG, encoded by the coding sequence ATGGGTCTGTTGAGATTAGAGAATATTCACCTGTATTTTGGTGGAGTTGCCGCTTTATCGGGAATAAGTTTAGAAGTCCACCCGGGGCAGATATTTGCCATCATTGGGCCTAACGGGGCAGGTAAAACCAGTTTATTGAACTGTATTAGCGGTTTATATCGACCCAGTCGTGGCGCCATCTTTTTCGAAGACAGAGATATAACCCACCTTCCTCCGCATAAAAGAGCGGCCCTTGGAATTGCCCGGAGCTTTCAGAACATAGAGCTGTTCAAACACATGACCGTGTTGGATAATTTGATGTTGGGCCGGCATGTTCACATGCGTACGGGGCTTTTCAGCGGTGGACTATATTGGGGTAGAGCTCAAAAGGAAGAAATTGAAAATCGCTGGGTGGTGGAAGAAATTATCGACTTTCTGGAAATAGAAAATATCCGGTACAAACCTGTCGGAACTCTTTCCTACGGATTGCAGAAGCGGGTGGAACTGGGAAGAGCTCTGGCCATGAATCCCAAGCTTTTGCTGCTAGATGAACCCATGGCCGGTATGAATGTGGAAGAAAAAGAAGACATGGCCCGATTTATCCTTGACATCTCGGAAGAGCGGGAAACGACCATAATTCTTATAGAGCACGATATGGGCGTAGTCATGGATATTTCCGACTGGGTGACTGTGTTGGATTTTGGACGCAAAATTGGTGAGGGTACTCCGGAGGAAGTGCAGAGAAATCCCAAGGTGATTGAAGCCTACTTGGGGGAAGCTGCCGGATAA
- a CDS encoding CoA-transferase subunit beta produces the protein MVSCNRRELLAVVASRYLEDNHIVFAGTGLPLLAVMLAKRLRAPNLTLVFEAGGIAPALPMLPLSVGDSRTTYRAIRTASMSEVMEMAQQGLITYALLSAAQIDVYGNVNSTILGRSYIQPELRLPGSGGANEMMSLCWKSWIIMEHDRKRFVDRVDFISSPGYLRGPGWREKAGLPAETGPELVFTDLGIFDFEPESKRMRLRATMPGVTVEKIMDQTGFSLIIPVSLREEPPPAEEELRVLREEVDPWRVLLEPDNFLSRVKKKVQGGETWVC, from the coding sequence ATGGTTTCCTGTAACCGGAGAGAGCTGCTGGCGGTAGTGGCCTCCCGCTACCTGGAAGATAATCACATAGTGTTTGCCGGTACAGGGCTGCCTTTATTGGCGGTAATGCTTGCCAAGCGTCTGCGGGCTCCCAATTTAACTTTAGTTTTTGAAGCGGGTGGAATTGCTCCCGCCCTTCCCATGCTGCCCCTTTCGGTGGGAGACTCCCGTACCACCTATCGAGCTATCCGGACGGCAAGCATGTCCGAAGTTATGGAGATGGCGCAACAGGGATTGATTACTTATGCTCTCCTGTCGGCTGCTCAAATAGATGTTTACGGTAATGTGAATTCTACTATTCTGGGGCGGAGTTACATTCAGCCGGAACTGCGGTTGCCCGGAAGCGGCGGTGCTAATGAAATGATGTCTTTATGTTGGAAAAGTTGGATAATCATGGAACACGATCGTAAGCGATTTGTCGACAGGGTTGATTTCATTTCTTCTCCCGGTTATTTAAGAGGCCCGGGCTGGCGCGAGAAGGCAGGATTGCCCGCTGAAACCGGTCCTGAACTGGTGTTTACGGACCTTGGAATCTTCGACTTTGAACCTGAAAGCAAACGCATGCGCCTGAGGGCGACTATGCCTGGAGTAACCGTGGAGAAAATAATGGATCAAACAGGATTTTCACTAATCATACCGGTTAGCTTACGGGAAGAGCCTCCACCTGCCGAGGAAGAATTACGAGTGCTCCGGGAAGAGGTTGACCCTTGGAGGGTGCTGCTGGAACCAGACAATTTTCTCTCAAGGGTGAAAAAAAAGGTTCAGGGGGGAGAAACATGGGTCTGTTGA
- a CDS encoding CoA transferase subunit A, producing the protein MRILDQGRGSIFSPITPEDFRRHMRSKAQKAHTDKRMDLKTAIAEFVKPGNYLSIGGFSFVRLPMAFLWEVLRQGYVFKMAGGSRSLDFNMLLDNNMVEAVDASYILGMETLGIPYHARRLAERKEIRGELKICEWSNGTMAWRHKAAAMGVPFLPVKSLLGSDTFKYSGAKKVKCPFTGEEVALVPALYSDVAVIHVHKADMYGNCQIYGMLGDDIEKAKSARHVIITTEKIVDAEEFRRGPSPVITQFYVDAVVEVPYGAYPTNMPGLYYLDLEHLKEYLAASKDPHGKKIRAYYQKYFFNPISFQNFLDLNGGMATLERLRKLEQLHNGGENTDGFL; encoded by the coding sequence GTGAGAATTTTGGATCAAGGCCGCGGTTCTATCTTCTCACCTATCACTCCGGAGGACTTTCGCCGGCACATGCGTTCCAAAGCCCAGAAGGCCCATACGGATAAACGGATGGATCTTAAGACGGCCATTGCCGAATTTGTTAAGCCTGGAAATTATTTGTCTATTGGCGGTTTTAGCTTTGTGCGTTTGCCGATGGCTTTCCTGTGGGAAGTTTTGCGGCAGGGCTATGTATTTAAGATGGCGGGAGGTTCCCGGAGTCTGGATTTTAATATGTTACTGGACAATAATATGGTCGAGGCAGTTGATGCCAGCTACATACTGGGCATGGAAACTCTTGGTATTCCCTATCATGCCCGTAGATTGGCGGAAAGAAAAGAAATTCGAGGCGAACTAAAGATATGCGAGTGGTCTAACGGAACTATGGCCTGGCGTCACAAAGCGGCGGCCATGGGGGTTCCCTTCCTACCGGTTAAGAGTTTGTTGGGAAGTGACACTTTTAAATACAGTGGGGCGAAAAAGGTAAAGTGTCCGTTTACTGGAGAAGAGGTGGCGTTAGTTCCTGCCCTCTACTCGGACGTGGCAGTTATTCATGTCCATAAGGCAGACATGTACGGTAATTGCCAGATTTATGGTATGCTGGGTGACGATATTGAAAAAGCTAAATCGGCCAGGCATGTAATTATAACCACGGAAAAAATTGTGGATGCCGAAGAATTCAGACGGGGGCCTTCTCCTGTTATTACTCAGTTTTATGTGGACGCGGTGGTGGAGGTTCCCTACGGAGCATATCCTACCAATATGCCCGGTCTCTACTACTTGGATTTGGAACATTTAAAAGAATATCTAGCAGCGTCCAAGGATCCTCACGGTAAAAAAATTCGAGCGTATTATCAAAAATATTTTTTTAACCCTATCAGTTTTCAGAATTTTCTTGATTTAAACGGAGGCATGGCCACCCTGGAACGACTGCGAAAACTTGAACAATTACACAATGGAGGCGAGAATACGGATGGTTTCCTGTAA
- a CDS encoding sigma-54 interaction domain-containing protein, giving the protein MVLAAEKINNGFPWYRTFDSLNHAVVIIDRKARIVVFNRLAERIFNCSSFEAIGRPVKEIIPKTDLPKVIETGQPQFGRKFKHKDKVYVCNRMPILEEGSVIGAICMAQDITEMESIAEELQAIKELKGTLETILDLAYEGMVVVNREGRITMLNQAFATLLGVTPEETIGKPIDQVVPNLRLPVVLETGKGEIGDIERIGDRDAVTMEVPIVKDGQVVGAVAKIMFRDVEELNALAQRVNALCAELDYYKGEVERYRDSKYSLDKIIGNSGAIRKLKETVKKVAQTNSTVLIMGETGTGKELFAHALHRESSRRHGPFIKVNCAAIPENLLESELFGYREGAFTGARKGGQIGKFELADGGTIFLDEIGDMPLSLQAKLLRVLQDKEIERLGDAKPRKVNVRIIAATHQDLKERIGRGEFREDLFYRLNVVSLNIPPLRERKEDLRLLVNHFVEKYNCEFGMRVTGISSDAYRLLLNYHWPGNVRELENVIERCFNVVEGSTILPEHLPMYLQQFGRSRRLVKKKCTLKSLLDQAEEGAIREALEATKGNKIQAAGLLGISRASLYQKIRKYGLDRLY; this is encoded by the coding sequence ATGGTATTAGCAGCGGAGAAAATTAATAATGGTTTTCCGTGGTACCGGACTTTTGATTCTCTCAATCATGCGGTAGTAATAATCGACCGGAAAGCCCGTATTGTTGTGTTTAACCGATTGGCGGAGCGAATTTTCAATTGTAGTTCTTTCGAAGCTATAGGAAGGCCGGTTAAAGAAATCATTCCCAAGACTGACTTGCCGAAAGTAATCGAAACCGGGCAACCCCAATTTGGGCGTAAATTCAAGCATAAAGATAAAGTATATGTTTGTAATCGCATGCCTATTCTGGAGGAAGGATCAGTAATTGGAGCCATCTGTATGGCTCAAGATATTACCGAAATGGAATCTATTGCCGAGGAGCTCCAAGCGATTAAGGAACTAAAGGGGACATTAGAGACTATCCTGGATTTGGCTTACGAAGGTATGGTGGTAGTTAACCGGGAAGGCAGGATAACTATGCTTAACCAGGCTTTTGCAACTTTACTGGGGGTTACCCCGGAGGAAACCATAGGAAAACCAATAGATCAAGTTGTCCCCAATCTCCGTCTTCCGGTAGTTCTGGAGACGGGAAAAGGGGAAATAGGCGATATAGAAAGAATCGGAGATCGGGATGCAGTAACCATGGAGGTGCCTATTGTGAAGGACGGGCAAGTTGTAGGGGCTGTTGCTAAAATAATGTTTCGGGATGTGGAAGAGTTAAATGCTCTGGCCCAGAGAGTCAACGCCTTGTGTGCTGAACTGGATTATTATAAAGGCGAGGTTGAACGCTACCGGGACAGCAAGTATAGTTTAGACAAAATAATCGGAAATAGTGGCGCTATACGAAAATTAAAGGAGACGGTGAAGAAAGTTGCTCAAACAAATTCTACGGTTTTAATTATGGGAGAAACCGGCACGGGTAAAGAACTTTTCGCTCACGCCTTGCACCGGGAAAGCAGTCGTCGTCACGGACCTTTTATTAAGGTTAATTGTGCAGCAATACCTGAAAACCTTCTAGAGTCTGAACTTTTTGGATATCGGGAAGGAGCTTTCACTGGTGCCCGTAAAGGGGGGCAGATCGGGAAATTTGAGCTGGCCGACGGAGGTACTATATTCCTGGATGAGATTGGAGACATGCCTTTATCTTTGCAGGCCAAATTGCTGAGGGTACTTCAGGATAAAGAAATTGAACGTCTGGGAGATGCAAAGCCCCGCAAGGTAAATGTAAGAATAATAGCCGCAACTCATCAAGATTTGAAAGAGCGAATTGGTCGGGGAGAATTCAGAGAGGATCTTTTTTATCGACTAAATGTGGTAAGTCTAAATATTCCCCCGCTAAGAGAAAGAAAAGAAGATTTGCGCCTGCTGGTTAACCATTTTGTGGAAAAATACAATTGTGAATTTGGGATGAGGGTAACCGGTATTTCTTCCGATGCTTACCGGCTATTATTAAATTATCACTGGCCCGGGAACGTAAGGGAGCTGGAAAACGTGATAGAAAGGTGTTTCAACGTGGTCGAAGGTTCTACAATTCTTCCGGAGCACCTGCCCATGTATCTGCAACAATTCGGGCGGTCTCGCCGGTTGGTGAAGAAAAAGTGTACTTTGAAATCTCTGCTGGATCAGGCCGAAGAAGGAGCTATACGGGAAGCTCTGGAAGCTACCAAAGGCAATAAAATTCAAGCGGCAGGGCTTCTAGGTATTTCGCGAGCATCTCTTTACCAAAAGATCCGGAAATACGGGTTGGATCGACTGTATTAG
- the mnmA gene encoding tRNA 2-thiouridine(34) synthase MnmA, with product MGRGKKVLVAMSGGVDSSIAAALLKQEGYEVVGATMQIWPADAPHPEIEGACCSLAAVEDARRVAHKLDIPFYVLNFRDYFEEKVINYFVDEYLAGRTPNPCIACNQYVKFKALLERALALGFDFIATGHYAQIVFDSQRRRYLLKRARDRRKDQSYVLYGFTQEQLSRTLLPLGNYTKKEVRRMAEEMNLPVANKPESQEICFVIDNDYRKFLREKAGEKIEPGPILDTKGNLLGQHEGIPFYTVGQRRGLGLALGKPVYVVAIDPAANAVVVGEEGELFSTGLLSEENNFIMIPELTEPMEVTVKIRYRAPEVKATIIPWEKEKVRVEFLEPQRAVTPGQAAVYYQGDLVVGGGTIAETLPEKKRVTEN from the coding sequence GTGGGAAGAGGGAAAAAAGTATTAGTAGCTATGAGCGGCGGTGTTGACAGTTCCATCGCCGCTGCTTTATTAAAACAGGAAGGATATGAAGTCGTCGGAGCAACCATGCAGATTTGGCCCGCGGATGCTCCTCACCCAGAGATCGAAGGGGCTTGTTGTTCTTTAGCGGCGGTGGAGGATGCCCGGCGCGTGGCCCACAAACTGGATATTCCTTTTTATGTGCTCAATTTTCGGGACTACTTTGAAGAGAAGGTAATTAATTATTTTGTTGATGAATACCTGGCAGGGCGTACACCCAATCCTTGTATTGCCTGTAACCAGTATGTAAAATTCAAGGCACTGTTGGAAAGGGCTCTAGCATTAGGTTTCGATTTCATTGCTACCGGTCATTACGCCCAAATTGTTTTTGATTCCCAACGGCGGCGTTACTTGTTGAAAAGGGCGCGCGATCGGCGAAAGGACCAGAGTTATGTATTATATGGTTTTACTCAAGAACAACTGAGCCGGACTCTTCTACCCCTCGGGAACTACACCAAGAAGGAAGTTCGCCGTATGGCGGAAGAAATGAATCTGCCGGTGGCTAACAAGCCTGAAAGCCAGGAAATATGCTTTGTCATAGATAATGACTACCGTAAGTTTTTGCGTGAGAAAGCGGGAGAAAAAATTGAACCGGGACCAATATTGGATACCAAAGGAAACTTATTGGGGCAGCACGAGGGGATCCCTTTTTACACCGTTGGCCAGAGGCGGGGTTTGGGGCTTGCCCTGGGAAAACCGGTTTATGTGGTTGCCATAGACCCTGCCGCCAACGCGGTGGTGGTTGGAGAGGAAGGAGAATTATTTAGCACGGGGTTGCTGAGTGAAGAAAACAATTTTATCATGATACCCGAGTTGACCGAACCTATGGAGGTTACTGTCAAAATTCGTTACCGGGCACCGGAGGTTAAAGCTACTATTATACCCTGGGAAAAGGAAAAGGTAAGAGTGGAGTTTCTGGAACCCCAGAGAGCAGTTACGCCGGGACAGGCGGCAGTGTACTATCAGGGCGATTTGGTTGTAGGCGGGGGGACAATTGCGGAAACTTTGCCTGAGAAGAAACGGGTAACAGAAAATTAA
- the nifU gene encoding Fe-S cluster assembly scaffold protein NifU: protein MYSEKVMDHFTNPRNVGEIENADGIGEVGNPVCGDIMRIYIKVEDGVIKDIKFKTFGCGAAIATSSMVTEMVKGKTIEEALKVTNKSVAEALDGLPPQKMHCSNLAADALHKAIEDYQKKKKAS from the coding sequence ATGTATAGTGAAAAAGTGATGGACCATTTTACCAATCCTCGCAATGTAGGCGAGATTGAAAATGCCGACGGAATTGGGGAAGTAGGGAATCCTGTTTGTGGAGATATTATGAGGATTTATATAAAGGTAGAGGACGGAGTTATTAAAGATATAAAGTTTAAGACGTTTGGCTGTGGTGCTGCCATTGCCACCAGCAGTATGGTAACTGAGATGGTAAAAGGCAAAACTATCGAAGAAGCGTTGAAGGTTACCAATAAGTCGGTGGCAGAAGCTCTGGATGGCCTGCCGCCGCAGAAGATGCATTGTTCCAACTTGGCGGCAGATGCCTTGCATAAGGCCATTGAAGATTATCAGAAAAAGAAAAAAGCAAGTTAA
- the nifS gene encoding cysteine desulfurase NifS encodes MRRVYLDHSATTPVDPEVAELMVKYLTDTFGNPSSVHSFGREAKKGLEEAREKVAALMGARPDEIVFTSGGTEADNLAIMGTAFANRNKGNHIITSAIEHHAVLDTCENLKKHGFEVTFLPVDADGLVKVEDVAEAITDKTILITIMHANNEVGTIQPIEEIGRLAQEKGIIFHTDAVQTYGRIPVNVDKLNVNLLSASSHKIYGPKGVGCLYIRKGTRIQPIAFGGGQERKRRPGTENMPGIVGFGKAAELAGKRMQEEMERLTKLRDKLIDGVLNRIDDVQLNGHRTKRLPGHVNFSFHYIEGESLLLSLDMKGIAASSGSACTSGSLDPSHVLLAMGIPHEIAHGSVRMTLGKDNTEEDIDYVLEVLPGIVERLRSMSPLYQRKEACKHKECYQNV; translated from the coding sequence ATGAGAAGAGTATATCTTGATCATAGCGCAACTACTCCTGTCGATCCCGAAGTTGCAGAACTAATGGTCAAATACCTTACCGACACTTTTGGCAACCCTTCCAGTGTTCATAGTTTCGGGAGGGAAGCTAAAAAAGGTTTGGAGGAAGCTCGGGAAAAGGTAGCCGCCCTCATGGGGGCCCGGCCGGACGAGATAGTTTTTACCAGCGGCGGTACGGAAGCAGATAATCTGGCCATCATGGGTACGGCATTCGCCAACCGAAATAAGGGCAACCATATCATTACCTCGGCCATAGAGCACCATGCGGTGCTGGATACCTGTGAAAACTTAAAGAAACACGGCTTTGAGGTTACGTTTCTGCCGGTTGATGCGGATGGACTGGTGAAGGTGGAAGATGTAGCAGAGGCGATAACCGATAAGACCATCCTTATAACTATTATGCATGCCAACAACGAGGTTGGAACCATTCAGCCTATTGAGGAAATTGGCCGTTTGGCTCAAGAGAAAGGAATTATATTTCACACCGATGCCGTACAGACTTATGGGAGAATCCCGGTGAACGTTGATAAACTTAATGTAAATCTTCTATCTGCTTCTTCCCATAAGATTTACGGGCCTAAAGGGGTAGGTTGCCTTTATATTCGCAAAGGCACCCGTATTCAGCCGATTGCTTTTGGTGGTGGGCAGGAGAGAAAACGCCGCCCGGGGACGGAAAACATGCCCGGCATTGTAGGATTTGGCAAGGCGGCAGAATTGGCTGGGAAGCGCATGCAGGAGGAGATGGAACGGCTCACTAAACTGCGGGATAAGCTTATCGACGGTGTTTTAAATCGAATTGATGATGTTCAACTGAACGGTCACCGTACTAAACGTCTACCGGGACACGTTAATTTCAGTTTTCACTACATAGAAGGCGAATCATTGTTGCTCAGTCTGGACATGAAGGGGATTGCGGCTTCCAGCGGTTCAGCCTGCACTTCCGGTTCTCTAGATCCTTCCCATGTTCTCTTAGCTATGGGAATTCCGCATGAAATTGCCCACGGCTCTGTACGGATGACTCTGGGCAAAGATAATACGGAAGAAGACATAGACTATGTATTGGAAGTGCTGCCGGGTATTGTGGAACGGCTGCGCTCCATGTCTCCACTTTATCAGAGAAAAGAAGCCTGTAAGCATAAGGAGTGTTATCAAAATGTATAG
- a CDS encoding RrF2 family transcriptional regulator: protein MKLSTKGEYGLRAMFDLAMRYGEGPISLKSIAERQDISEHYLEQLAAGLRKAGLVKSVRGAQGGYILAREPDEITVGEIIRVLEGPIAPMDCVSEEATETCERAETCVTRGIWEKVKEKVSEVLDSITLADMCREADKIKSKNDYYMYYI, encoded by the coding sequence GTGAAGCTGTCCACCAAAGGAGAATACGGGCTCAGGGCTATGTTTGATTTAGCTATGCGGTATGGGGAAGGGCCTATCTCTTTGAAAAGTATAGCTGAAAGACAGGACATTTCTGAGCACTACTTGGAACAACTGGCCGCAGGGCTGCGTAAGGCCGGTTTGGTAAAAAGTGTCCGAGGTGCCCAAGGAGGATATATACTGGCGAGGGAACCGGATGAAATTACCGTGGGGGAGATTATACGGGTCTTGGAAGGACCTATTGCTCCTATGGACTGTGTCAGTGAAGAAGCGACAGAAACTTGCGAACGAGCTGAAACCTGTGTTACCCGGGGTATTTGGGAAAAGGTTAAGGAGAAGGTATCGGAAGTGCTGGATTCCATAACACTAGCCGATATGTGTCGGGAAGCAGATAAAATTAAGAGCAAGAACGACTATTACATGTATTATATTTAA